A segment of the Necator americanus strain Aroian chromosome IV, whole genome shotgun sequence genome:
aaaatagcTTTCACGCATGGCTCTTCTCAAAGACGACGTGTGCGGCAAGCGCGCAAATTCGTCGCGTTTCTTCTGAATTCGATTCAACAACTTAGCATCCATGGCGTTGACAAGGGGCAATGTTTTCTTCCTTCGCCTAGAATAAACCAACTTAATGAGAAATGATCAAATATTCATAGTTAACTTCAACAGAATTTGAAAGGTCGCAatagctgaagaaaaaaaagacactgaATCCCTGACTTCGGTATTACAATCCCCTTACAAGTAATAATTACACTGATGATATACTTAGAAACGAATAAAGATGAATAACACATACACAAGGGCCTCAGAATGGTGCGGATCAAATGCTAAAGCTTTTGCATAGCAGAGATCGGCCTCAAGAACGTCGTTTTCCAGTACCTATgaagaaatataaatgtaaaaaaacatataatgGAGATATCGTGTGAAAATATCTAAAGAAGTAACCTCGTGGAACAATCCATACTCCGTCAAAATATCAGGATGATTAGGGGCAAGGGCAAGTGCATGCTCGATGATGATTCTGGCCTGCAAGAGGTATTGAGCGCGAGGTGATTCAGTAGAAGAACTCCACCTAATATCGTTCTGAGTAGATTTTGCTAAAATTCGAAGTCAAACTCCAGAGCCAAATGGTCAAAGAATTGTGGAAGTTCGGGATGTTCGACTTTTCACGTactgcgtgttttttttttcgtgtcaaGTGATGGAAACAGCCAAGACTGCTAGATATGTCTTAGCAATGTGATGGTCTGGATAATATGTCCCAAACACTAGTGCTATTTAGGCCCGTTTCACTCGCCTTGAATAATGAATAAGAATGGAGTATATTTCATGAATTTCTCCCATGATCCAAATTTACTGTTCAATGTAAATGCTCAGAACTGTAGCTCCTTCTGTAGGAAATGATCgcacgaaaaaagaaattctcaacttttttcctttaaaaaatgtcgATACAACAATTTTAAGTATTCAAACTTGGTTCTATCTCTTTTTCATCAACACCACCATAATTTAGAAACGTTTGAAAAGTCGGACAAAACccttttcttctccaaatCATGCCAGCAAGGGAGAGAATGCATAAAAATTAATACGCCGATGAAAAAGTCCTAATATTGGCAGCCATGCATCTTAGGAGTCCTCGAAATATATTCTACTTCTACTCTGTATTTTCTTGAATCGCGCTATTTATATGAAACGAGAATGGATAGCGCAGGTGTCCTACAGAGTATATGAAGGTGCAGGTGTGAAAATAAGTTGTAATTCATCTAATATGGAATAAAGACTCCACCCATACGCTAGCGATATATTCGAAGTCGAAAAATTAGCCGCAAAAAGTCAACTACTTTGATGAGACGTAAATTTTTATATGACTCGTCACATTTCCTACAAACCTTTTTCCTATTTCCGGAACGCCTGCTGGATTGGGCAGCAGAAAGAGCTGCTAAAGCTTCTTGCTCGAGAGTTCGATCGGAGAGCTCGTTGATATGCTCGCGAGTAACGAGAGGTGCTGGCTGTGCTCCCTGATATTCAAAGCTTAGATGTAACGAACGTTTACGAAAATATGGAAACCATCAAACCATCCATGTCTCCACGGGGAAGATTTCAGGGAAGTATGTTGGCCCCTTCGTTGCAGGAAGGGACACCCGACCGGAAAAATCTGTGGATTCAACGTCCTGTCGAAGTAAAATTTTCCCATAGTATCGTGTCAACGTGGTAAACCATATTCCATGCTCGATAAGAAGCGGGAAGAATAACTGAAAACTTTGAATAAGCGTAAGTATCTTGACCAAGCGCAAAAAAGCGCCTTCTGCTCAAAATTGATCTATTAATAGTAGGAACTGTTGTGAGAGTGTAGTACCTACTCAGATTACACTACAAACGATTTAACAAACAGAtcataaataaaagaagactATCAATTATTAAAGGAAGCTCGAAAAGCTTCAACTCCTTGGTTTTTGACGTTCTGACATAAAActtcattttatattatagTCCGCAGTACAATTCGCATTAATGATTGAACCGAGGAAGGAAGGATCTAGGTCTTGTCTTTGGCCGCAAATCGAGCTTTGATTAGTAAGAGAACGTTaccaaaataaatttaaaaaaaaagatatgtatCAATGCAAAAATCATGCAAAAgaagatatatatataagaaAGATATTACATAAAAAGAAGAGGACATCATGCGAAAAAGATATTCTCAATCCTTCCGAAGAGCTACTTGCTCAAAATAACAGCTACAGGCACGAAAACTCTTCATCATCCTACTCTTAAAAGCAGAGTTCTCTATAATTATTcgaaatgaggaaaacaaacctgaacagaagaagaaatcagGAAGCAAATTAATGCTATTTTAATTATCCCTATTTGACTGGAACAAAATACTTTCCCTCCGAGTTGTGAAGATATGGGTCCTGCCATTGTGAGACCTGAAACGATGTTGATTTTTCGCTAGACGCAAGCTATATAAGAAGCTAAAAGCATCATATTCTTCTGAAGATCACACATTTATATTCATCGGAATTCTTGTGTCTCCTTACATTCCAAACGTTAGTGACTTCAGCTCCACAAATACATTCATCCTCTTCAGGCACCAGGATTGGAGACGTACCTGCAAATTTAGATTTTGTTAGTCCTCATCATAAAAGGTTATCGAAGATATCGGAGGTAGCAGACGGTTAGGTGTTAGTTTTGAAGcgtatattttaaaaaatcgccTTCCACAGGATACACACAATTCACAGAACATCGACCAACGAAATTTTTGACGATTTCtaagatagaaagaaaacaaattgtttcttttctatcttaAAAATTGCTTGATCGTACTCAAAatgatatcgaggcttggcaagaAAAGAGGAGCTCGATGGGACATGCATAACATCAaaaaacctcgaaccatttccaGGGcataaaaaggagaaagttGAAACGTCAAACCGTAAATAAGGTtccaccaaaacctcgttggcaaaaaCAAGAAGACGTAAATCTAGCTCACAATGCTaatatttcaagaagaaaagacatgGAGATTATTGGACAACAAATTCAGTACTGGAAACTAGTTCGGCCatattcttaaaggcatcactccacgaatctgacatggtatggattttcgacggccaaagactatacgggggcGTAGAATGCAAAACTGGTTGGATGTCGCTCATCTGtcatcccgtatagtctttggctgtcggaaatccataccatatCAGATTCCATCAGattggggtggtgcctttaaaacaaaacGACCTTCTTCACAAGACCTTCACCAGCTTGATCGCCGTTGATTGACCAAAACCAAACTCCCAAACTATACGAGCTGTGGATTACCGCAGTTGGCAGTGAAATTGGCTGTGATCCTCCTACTGCAGTCACTGTCATGTAAAACAAGACTGTCTAATTCCAGGCGTCCTTACAACAGTTCAGTGACTCATATTGGAGTAACTCGGAGAGCCAAACCCAGTCAAACTGCACAACAAAGGCTGATTCTTTCATAGAGTCCCGATCCGCTTTCTTCGACGTCATCGGGCATCAGATGCCCAGTCGAGACTGAACTCctgccattttttttcctaattctcTTATTAATATGACGAGAGGATTATTCTTGATCTATATGGATAGATGGCTGTGGTGGAAGCCAACTATGTCATGATGGTGTTATCGCAGCACTACTTAGACCGTGCCCAGTCGCTTCACAGGTATTACGATATCTGATGCTATCCTGGATTTTGAACTAAAGACGAGCGCGACACGTTACGAGGCAAGGATTTGTCCCTCACCGAATTTGTCGAACCGTCCTCCTATCTCGGCgttttcgcgaaaaaaaaaaacgac
Coding sequences within it:
- a CDS encoding hypothetical protein (NECATOR_CHRIV.G13624.T1), coding for MTSKKADRDSMKESAFVVQFDWVWLSELLQYESLNCCTSPILVPEEDECICGAEVTNVWNVRRHKNSDEYKCLTMAGPISSQLGGKVFCSSQIGIIKIALICFLISSSVQLFFPLLIEHGIWFTTLTRYYGKILLRQDVESTDFSGRVSLPATKGPTYFPEIFPVETWMGAQPAPLVTREHINELSDRTLEQEALAALSAAQSSRRSGNRKKARIIIEHALALAPNHPDILTEYGLFHEVLENDVLEADLCYAKALAFDPHHSEALVRRKKTLPLVNAMDAKLLNRIQKKRDEFARLPHTSSLRRAMRESYFLHIYHTVAIEGNTLSLGQTRSILESGMAVAGKSIHEHNEVIGMDAALRFLNHSLLHMNEITLDDILEMHRRVLGNVNPLDAGRIRTTQVFVGRFTPVAPEYVKEQLAELVNWLKDPLTLEMNPVEKAAIAHYKLVVVHPFVDGNGRTARLLLNLILMRAGFPPVILPVESRAEYYATLHTANLGDLRPFIRYIARYTENTLKFYINSTEKCVGGDCAENELRGEESERISS